One part of the Bdellovibrio bacteriovorus genome encodes these proteins:
- a CDS encoding DUF2127 domain-containing protein produces the protein MSSQSLYQNETKSGHNGPAFGGFVSQNRGLRAIAIFEGAKGLFILLVGFELLHLLGTDVQESSSQIVHHLGLDHGALAGVFRRLLDNINDSSVLMMAGVALLYALLRLIEAVGLWFAKAWAEWLAILSGSLYVPIEMYKLIQHPTWIRIAITLGNLALVYYLIRVRGGRRSNLSPPQPF, from the coding sequence GTGTCTTCGCAGTCGCTGTATCAAAATGAGACAAAATCAGGGCATAATGGTCCTGCTTTTGGAGGATTCGTGAGTCAGAATCGGGGGCTCAGGGCCATTGCGATATTCGAGGGAGCCAAGGGCCTTTTCATTTTGCTGGTGGGCTTTGAACTTTTGCATTTATTGGGAACCGACGTTCAGGAATCAAGTTCGCAGATTGTGCATCATCTGGGACTGGATCACGGCGCATTGGCCGGAGTATTTCGGCGGTTGCTCGACAATATCAACGACTCCAGCGTTTTGATGATGGCCGGTGTGGCTTTATTGTATGCATTGCTGCGGCTGATTGAAGCCGTGGGGTTGTGGTTTGCCAAGGCCTGGGCAGAATGGCTGGCGATTCTTTCTGGCAGCCTTTATGTGCCCATTGAAATGTACAAACTGATTCAGCACCCCACATGGATTCGGATCGCGATCACTCTGGGGAATTTGGCCTTGGTCTATTACCTCATCCGGGTTCGGGGAGGGCGCCGCTCTAATTTGTCACCCCCGCAGCCTTTTTAA
- a CDS encoding phospholipase D-like domain-containing protein has translation MKKTENFGTLLGVLLLSCTLISCQTPAQRNPSSAEVPPDVAPYVQKLYSDKLQAELNKEQLLILKRRQSTPHPHKKDSFPQETREERDYKEMNARQERQLQVVNQSSALAQQRINALRADAPVSVLTSNNESWRKQEQRLEMGSIAEFALRDGQIQRIFKFDRMHAKDYEVQIKNYLISADDPNEERKNEHFDATVTCDGPFRIKKTFSDKKFVAYQKATFRMYDNKYNGDNLRLIPASSVTSCELKAGPAGAPAQFGVRFVEPANPYLDLHNLVEGCLMPRTDNLTGIEKFFLTDKYSSMTCPQAVPSVVNLPEAVDSLKSKAEVLLGQPLPGNFMDLHDPYAPLDFSKAPYFDSIYVSYLVFRADYYGTFMARLLDFHAKRGTKVKILVAGVITLEKDEVLLRKLEAQNPNIQLQELKYKVPSGGSLGDRFDRLHRSMHVKLLLTLSKKEPKNNVAFIGGRNIHDGFIFKKPYDYPRPEMVNYVKGDESFVHWRDFEFKIHDKDFTEKVAAHFLTLWDRDYKTMQFRSINVNVPMASQVSPSYFNSREPLVRHFMSVPYKDDESLIQFYVEMLDSAKKKIMISTPYFRPPAPIVEALERAAGRGVQVTVITRLDLKGDTVDWILSESNKPTVNRLFQQLAIYEYTEPKVILHSKIVLIDDVYSFLGSVNLNKRSFIHDMENGAMIYGAAYNREMTEIYNQYKKDSRLIDDRLKRNYFKAMILGVFDTEF, from the coding sequence ATGAAAAAGACTGAAAACTTTGGAACGCTGCTTGGTGTTTTACTTCTTTCTTGCACTTTGATTTCCTGCCAGACTCCGGCACAAAGAAATCCCAGCTCTGCCGAGGTCCCGCCGGATGTGGCGCCTTACGTGCAAAAGCTTTACAGCGATAAATTGCAGGCCGAACTGAACAAAGAACAATTGCTGATTCTGAAAAGACGGCAGTCGACTCCGCATCCGCACAAAAAAGACTCGTTCCCTCAGGAAACCCGCGAAGAACGCGACTACAAGGAAATGAACGCACGCCAAGAGCGTCAGTTGCAGGTGGTAAATCAAAGTTCGGCGCTGGCTCAACAACGCATTAACGCCCTTCGAGCTGACGCTCCGGTTTCAGTTTTGACCAGCAACAACGAATCCTGGAGAAAACAGGAACAACGCCTGGAGATGGGCTCAATCGCTGAGTTCGCCCTGCGCGACGGCCAGATTCAGCGCATTTTCAAATTCGACCGCATGCACGCCAAAGACTATGAAGTGCAGATCAAGAACTATCTGATCAGCGCTGACGATCCGAATGAAGAGCGTAAAAATGAACACTTCGATGCGACCGTGACCTGTGACGGCCCCTTCCGCATCAAAAAGACTTTCTCGGACAAAAAGTTTGTGGCTTACCAGAAAGCCACCTTCCGCATGTACGACAACAAATACAATGGCGACAACCTGCGCCTGATCCCGGCAAGCTCGGTGACCAGTTGTGAACTGAAAGCAGGACCCGCAGGTGCGCCTGCGCAGTTTGGGGTGCGCTTTGTTGAACCGGCCAATCCCTATCTGGATTTGCACAACCTGGTTGAAGGCTGCCTGATGCCTCGCACAGACAACCTGACTGGCATCGAAAAATTCTTCCTGACTGACAAGTATTCCTCCATGACCTGCCCGCAGGCCGTCCCGTCCGTGGTGAATCTGCCAGAGGCGGTGGACTCGCTGAAATCGAAAGCGGAAGTTCTGCTGGGCCAGCCTTTACCGGGAAACTTCATGGACTTGCACGACCCTTATGCACCCCTGGATTTTTCAAAGGCACCGTACTTTGACAGCATCTATGTGTCCTATTTGGTGTTCCGTGCTGACTATTATGGGACCTTTATGGCGCGGCTGCTGGATTTCCATGCCAAACGCGGCACCAAAGTAAAGATCCTGGTGGCGGGCGTGATCACTCTGGAAAAAGATGAAGTTCTGCTGCGCAAACTGGAAGCCCAGAACCCGAATATCCAACTGCAGGAACTAAAGTACAAAGTTCCATCCGGCGGCAGCCTGGGCGACCGTTTCGATCGTCTGCACCGCTCGATGCACGTAAAGCTGCTATTGACCCTGTCGAAGAAAGAGCCCAAAAACAACGTGGCCTTTATCGGGGGTCGTAACATTCATGACGGTTTCATCTTTAAGAAGCCTTACGATTATCCCCGTCCGGAAATGGTGAACTATGTGAAGGGCGATGAAAGTTTCGTGCACTGGCGCGACTTTGAATTCAAAATTCACGACAAGGACTTCACTGAAAAGGTGGCGGCCCACTTCCTGACCCTGTGGGATCGTGACTATAAAACGATGCAATTCCGCAGCATCAACGTCAACGTGCCCATGGCGTCTCAGGTCAGCCCTTCTTACTTTAACAGCCGCGAACCTTTGGTGCGGCACTTTATGTCGGTGCCTTACAAGGACGACGAAAGCCTGATTCAATTCTATGTGGAAATGCTCGACAGCGCGAAAAAGAAAATCATGATCTCCACCCCGTACTTCCGCCCGCCCGCACCGATTGTCGAAGCACTGGAGCGCGCGGCTGGCCGTGGAGTTCAAGTCACCGTCATCACCCGTCTGGATCTGAAAGGCGACACGGTTGACTGGATCTTGAGTGAATCCAACAAACCGACCGTGAACCGTTTGTTCCAGCAACTGGCGATCTACGAGTACACCGAACCGAAGGTGATTCTGCATTCAAAAATTGTTTTGATTGACGATGTGTATTCGTTCCTGGGTTCCGTGAACCTGAACAAACGCAGCTTCATCCACGACATGGAAAACGGGGCGATGATTTACGGAGCGGCCTATAACCGCGAAATGACGGAAATCTATAATCAGTATAAAAAAGATTCCCGACTGATCGACGACCGCCTGAAGCGAAACTATTTCAAAGCCATGATTCTGGGCGTATTCGACACAGAATTCTAG
- a CDS encoding ferritin-like domain-containing protein, with amino-acid sequence MTKENKKVVDLLNEIIEMEISGVVRYLHYALMVKGPNRIPIVKWFHEQANEGYQHASMMGEKVTALGGHPTLRVSPVPETKTHKVLDILKESLEFEQAALAKYKAVLKHCGDDVALEELIRSMVRMETEHIEEVVKMLDTTH; translated from the coding sequence ATGACTAAAGAAAACAAAAAAGTAGTGGATCTTTTGAATGAAATTATCGAGATGGAGATCTCTGGCGTTGTTCGTTACTTGCACTATGCTTTGATGGTGAAAGGACCGAACCGCATTCCTATCGTGAAATGGTTCCATGAACAGGCGAACGAAGGTTACCAGCATGCGTCCATGATGGGTGAAAAAGTGACGGCCTTGGGTGGTCATCCCACTTTGCGCGTATCTCCGGTTCCTGAAACCAAAACTCACAAGGTTTTGGACATCCTAAAAGAAAGCCTTGAGTTTGAACAGGCCGCTTTGGCCAAGTACAAAGCAGTACTTAAACACTGCGGTGATGACGTTGCCTTGGAAGAACTGATCCGTTCCATGGTGCGCATGGAAACTGAGCATATCGAAGAAGTTGTTAAGATGCTGGACACCACTCACTAG